Proteins encoded in a region of the Paucibacter sediminis genome:
- a CDS encoding TetR/AcrR family transcriptional regulator — MEAKTERSELTQSAIVDMALEMAALDGLDSLSIGEVAKRLNLSKSGVFSRIGSREGLQKAVLDEFDRRFQQDILLPALREPRGLPRLDAIMRAWLARATRTGSRGACLYVAGAFEFDDRDGPLRELLLTGVSRWRQALRRSVLQAQEAGHLRADADLEQLVFELDGLFTALVREARFLRNPEAESRGWASYQRLIQHYKA; from the coding sequence ATGGAAGCCAAGACCGAACGCAGCGAGCTGACCCAGAGTGCCATCGTCGACATGGCGCTGGAGATGGCCGCGCTGGACGGCCTCGACAGCCTCAGCATCGGCGAGGTGGCGAAGCGCCTGAACCTCTCCAAGAGCGGGGTGTTCTCGCGCATCGGCTCGCGCGAGGGCTTGCAGAAGGCGGTGCTGGACGAGTTCGACCGGCGCTTCCAGCAGGACATCCTGCTGCCCGCGCTGCGCGAGCCGCGCGGCCTGCCGCGCCTGGACGCCATCATGCGCGCCTGGCTGGCGCGCGCCACCCGCACCGGCTCACGCGGCGCCTGCCTCTATGTGGCCGGTGCCTTCGAGTTCGACGACCGCGACGGCCCCTTGCGCGAGCTGCTGCTGACCGGCGTGAGCCGCTGGCGCCAGGCGCTGCGGCGCAGCGTGCTGCAGGCCCAGGAGGCCGGCCATCTGCGTGCCGATGCCGATCTGGAACAGCTGGTGTTCGAGCTCGACGGACTGTTCACCGCCCTGGTGCGCGAGGCCCGCTTCCTGCGCAACCCCGAGGCCGAGTCGCGCGGCTGGGCCAGCTACCAGCGCCTCATCCAGCACTACAAGGCCTGA
- a CDS encoding alpha/beta fold hydrolase: protein MNTRVKSNPASLFYAGGLSLRLLRAGLGLLQGPAPGLSARLAFGLFSTPLPLKWGQRKPLPAPWVAQPWELMGQRLCAWRHAEAAAAPARPRVLLVHGWGGGAGQMRALAEQLWLGGMDPILLDMPAHGYSAGWRTHMPQFLQTLHAAAQHFGPLQGAVAHSIGALALSHAAARGLPVQRLALIACSAPPRQVLGWFGHAFGLRETVLQRLRARLVQLGGTGLETFEPAWLGAHLRQPTLLVHDRDDRAAPLKQALALHKALPIAQLQLTDGLGHRRILQDAAVARAVLRHLQPAI, encoded by the coding sequence ATGAACACGCGCGTCAAATCCAATCCCGCCAGCCTGTTCTATGCCGGGGGCCTGAGCCTGCGCCTGCTGCGCGCGGGCCTGGGCCTGCTGCAGGGGCCGGCGCCCGGGCTCAGCGCACGCCTGGCCTTCGGCCTGTTCAGCACGCCGCTGCCGCTCAAATGGGGGCAGCGCAAGCCCCTGCCCGCGCCCTGGGTGGCCCAGCCCTGGGAGTTGATGGGCCAGCGCCTGTGCGCCTGGCGCCATGCCGAGGCCGCCGCCGCGCCGGCCAGGCCGCGCGTGCTGCTGGTGCATGGCTGGGGCGGTGGCGCCGGCCAGATGCGTGCGCTGGCCGAGCAGCTCTGGCTGGGCGGCATGGACCCGATCCTGCTTGACATGCCCGCGCATGGCTACAGCGCCGGCTGGCGCACCCATATGCCGCAGTTTCTGCAGACCCTGCATGCCGCGGCGCAGCATTTCGGCCCCCTGCAGGGCGCGGTGGCGCATTCGATCGGCGCGCTGGCGCTGAGTCATGCCGCGGCGCGCGGCCTGCCGGTGCAGCGCCTGGCCCTGATCGCCTGCTCGGCCCCGCCGCGCCAGGTGCTCGGCTGGTTCGGCCATGCCTTCGGCCTGCGCGAGACGGTGCTGCAGCGCCTGCGGGCCCGCCTGGTGCAGCTGGGCGGCACCGGCCTGGAGACCTTCGAACCCGCCTGGCTGGGTGCCCACCTGCGCCAGCCCACCCTGCTGGTACACGATCGCGACGATCGTGCCGCCCCGCTCAAGCAGGCCCTGGCCCTGCATAAGGCGCTGCCAATCGCACAGCTGCAGCTCACCGATGGCCTAGGGCACCGGCGCATCCTGCAGGACGCCGCCGTGGCCCGGGCCGTGCTCCGCCACCTGCAGCCCGCCATCTGA
- a CDS encoding GGDEF domain-containing protein translates to MADAGARAPGATPVGAACLRLALSLGLALGLQACQPPAAPVAPSASAPSAVGQLRGSSASWAALEQIERHDIALPRQDAEALQSLLEQLPAGSAERLEALSLRATLLANLGDRTGLDQILHELEQWPKEALRPAAQLAAKLARATQFSKNGELAAASQALAGLAAYRPGPVEAGLLWRAQLRLSKVMGDRGEMDEAINGGLAALKLAEGMDSHWRRAVSLANLSFAYFRAQQQERATATVAQALAEVQLDPDPATLNAVQTSRFIVYADQGDGRVALEAHAQALAAARQMKSDTLVSLALGNSADYYLRRGNYAKALQMAQESLVLARQTHDVPAETLARHNAGIAKIGLHRVEEGKREVMQAIAMDEQREATAYAADGWLELGSYLERAADLGGAIQAYHQARRLSDLVLREENRKAVLEAQARYDDEQRAKEIALLNHDNSLKEEQITARDLQLKLWGALGGCVLVSAALLSLAYRRVRKTNLALKNTNESLRIQSERDPLTGLANRRHFQAAIKRLADQGRLSGTVFLIDIDHFKRVNDVHGHAAGDSVLIEVAQRLRHTLREQDLVVRWGGEEFLIVVASRAADDARLLAQRLLDQIGQQAVQHGGQAIGVTASIGFASFPLAPHNLAVNWERAIDLVDTVMYMAKAHGRNRAYGIESMEADDEDSLQDLAGRMEAAWHEGRVQLCSLQGPQAEEAA, encoded by the coding sequence TTGGCTGACGCAGGAGCTCGCGCGCCCGGTGCCACACCGGTAGGCGCTGCCTGCCTGCGTCTGGCGCTGAGCCTCGGCCTGGCGCTGGGCCTGCAGGCCTGCCAGCCGCCGGCCGCGCCGGTGGCACCATCGGCCTCCGCACCTAGTGCCGTCGGCCAGCTGCGCGGCAGCAGCGCGAGCTGGGCGGCGCTGGAACAGATCGAGCGGCACGACATCGCCCTGCCCAGGCAGGATGCCGAGGCCCTGCAGAGCCTGCTGGAACAACTGCCGGCCGGCAGCGCCGAACGCCTGGAGGCGCTCAGCCTGCGCGCGACCCTGCTGGCCAACCTGGGCGACCGTACCGGGCTCGACCAGATCCTGCACGAGCTCGAGCAATGGCCCAAGGAGGCGCTGCGCCCGGCCGCGCAACTGGCCGCCAAGCTCGCACGCGCCACCCAGTTTTCCAAGAACGGCGAGCTGGCCGCGGCCAGCCAGGCCCTCGCGGGTCTGGCCGCCTACCGGCCCGGCCCGGTCGAGGCTGGCCTGCTGTGGCGCGCCCAGCTGCGCCTGTCCAAGGTGATGGGCGACCGCGGCGAGATGGACGAGGCCATCAACGGCGGGCTGGCCGCGCTCAAGCTGGCCGAGGGCATGGACTCGCACTGGCGCCGCGCCGTCTCGCTGGCCAATCTGTCTTTCGCCTACTTCCGCGCCCAGCAACAGGAGCGCGCCACCGCCACCGTCGCCCAAGCGCTTGCCGAGGTCCAGCTGGATCCCGATCCGGCCACGCTGAATGCGGTGCAGACCTCGCGCTTCATCGTCTATGCCGACCAGGGCGATGGCCGCGTCGCCCTGGAAGCGCACGCACAGGCGCTCGCCGCGGCACGCCAGATGAAGTCCGACACGCTGGTGTCGCTGGCGCTCGGCAACTCGGCCGACTACTACCTCAGGCGCGGCAACTATGCCAAGGCCTTGCAGATGGCGCAGGAGAGCCTGGTGCTGGCCCGGCAGACCCATGACGTGCCCGCCGAGACGCTGGCGCGCCACAACGCCGGCATCGCCAAGATCGGCCTGCACCGGGTGGAAGAGGGCAAGCGCGAGGTCATGCAGGCGATTGCGATGGACGAGCAGCGCGAGGCCACCGCCTATGCCGCCGACGGCTGGCTGGAGCTGGGCAGCTATCTGGAGCGCGCCGCAGATCTGGGCGGGGCGATCCAGGCCTATCACCAGGCGCGCCGGCTTTCCGATCTGGTGCTGCGCGAAGAGAACCGCAAGGCCGTGCTGGAAGCGCAGGCGCGCTACGACGACGAGCAGCGCGCCAAGGAGATCGCCCTGCTCAACCATGACAACAGCCTCAAGGAAGAGCAGATCACGGCGCGCGACCTGCAGCTCAAGCTGTGGGGCGCACTGGGCGGCTGCGTGCTGGTCTCGGCGGCGCTGCTAAGCCTGGCCTACCGCCGCGTGCGCAAGACCAATCTGGCCCTCAAGAACACCAACGAATCGCTGCGCATCCAGAGCGAGCGCGACCCGCTCACCGGGCTGGCGAACCGGCGCCATTTCCAGGCCGCCATCAAGCGCCTGGCCGACCAGGGCCGGCTCTCGGGCACGGTGTTCCTGATCGACATCGACCACTTCAAGCGCGTCAACGACGTGCATGGCCACGCGGCCGGCGACTCGGTGCTGATCGAGGTGGCACAGCGCCTGCGCCACACGCTGCGCGAGCAGGACCTGGTGGTGCGCTGGGGCGGCGAGGAATTCCTCATCGTGGTGGCCTCGCGCGCCGCCGACGATGCCCGCCTGCTGGCCCAGCGCCTGCTGGATCAGATCGGCCAGCAGGCCGTGCAACATGGCGGTCAGGCCATCGGCGTGACGGCCTCGATCGGCTTCGCCAGCTTCCCGCTCGCGCCGCACAACCTGGCGGTCAACTGGGAGCGTGCCATCGACCTGGTGGACACCGTCATGTACATGGCCAAGGCGCATGGCCGCAACCGGGCCTATGGCATCGAGAGCATGGAAGCCGACGACGAAGACAGCCTGCAGGATCTCGCCGGCCGCATGGAGGCGGCCTGGCACGAGGGCCGGGTGCAGCTCTGCAGCCTGCAGGGGCCGCAGGCCGAGGAGGCCGCATGA
- a CDS encoding GGDEF domain-containing protein, with amino-acid sequence MRGGFTGAALLALLACCGPARAQAFDAELDARLAPVARLAFNHPEAGLQVLERLQKEKHGGGAESDHWQFELARARLLLAAGEVRQAQELAEKLARRAEDHAKLLRAEIAERGAQGDLAAELAQQSLQGLERGCSRSQPAESVARGGCDFRATWAALRILQRHQINRGELAFANNSNSFALALAQAGHDNLLSVISLGDLALVEQLQDQADGVRRHITLALQTAQGDAQAMGRVKVYEAALAARRREPAVQLKLLEEALRYATEADATRDVAQVQGNLVDSYMHQGEPAKAVAMARLALPVITRFRDLRLERTLRHNLSVALVLLKQFDAARQEIARVDVLRQSQTDGAQRVTELRELGQAYADAGQAKEAIRLYHEERQLSAEVAARNREASLQQLRLKYDSEGKQRDLQLLARENAIKEQQLVNRNRASQVGVALAVLLGLSMLLVGWMLLRVRDANRKLKAKQALLRAQSERDPLTELANRRHFLGVMAQQEADRFEGALLMVDIDHFKHVNDQHGHAAGDIVICEVARRITQAVRNEDLVVRWGGEEFLVFAPGVPQSQLPQLAERILFGVGSTPVQVESGPLQVSVSIGYAHFPLPPSKLKLHWEQAVNWADMALYTAKAQGRNRAVGIVTVLAQDSDALLQIEADFDAACSSERVSLQQVAGPPRWQHSSQFFGQ; translated from the coding sequence ATGAGGGGCGGCTTCACCGGGGCCGCCCTGCTGGCCTTGCTGGCCTGCTGCGGCCCGGCGCGGGCCCAGGCCTTCGACGCCGAACTCGACGCCCGACTGGCGCCGGTGGCGCGCCTGGCCTTCAACCATCCGGAGGCCGGCCTGCAGGTGCTGGAGCGCCTGCAGAAGGAGAAGCATGGCGGCGGCGCCGAGTCCGACCATTGGCAGTTTGAACTGGCGCGCGCGCGCCTGCTGCTGGCCGCGGGCGAGGTACGCCAGGCCCAGGAGCTGGCCGAGAAACTGGCGCGCCGCGCCGAAGACCATGCCAAGCTGCTGCGCGCCGAGATCGCCGAGCGCGGTGCCCAGGGCGACCTGGCCGCCGAGCTGGCGCAGCAAAGCCTGCAGGGCCTGGAGCGCGGCTGCTCGCGCAGCCAGCCGGCCGAGAGCGTGGCCAGGGGCGGCTGCGATTTCCGCGCCACCTGGGCGGCGCTGCGCATCCTGCAGCGCCACCAGATCAATCGCGGCGAGCTGGCCTTCGCCAACAACAGCAACAGCTTCGCGCTGGCGCTGGCCCAGGCCGGGCACGACAACCTGCTGAGCGTGATCAGCCTGGGCGACCTGGCCCTGGTCGAGCAGCTGCAGGACCAGGCCGACGGCGTGCGCCGCCACATCACGCTGGCGCTGCAGACCGCGCAGGGCGACGCCCAGGCCATGGGGCGGGTGAAGGTCTACGAGGCCGCGCTGGCGGCGCGCCGGCGCGAGCCCGCCGTGCAACTCAAGCTGCTGGAAGAGGCCTTGCGCTATGCCACCGAGGCCGATGCCACGCGCGACGTGGCGCAGGTGCAGGGCAATCTGGTCGACTCCTATATGCACCAGGGCGAGCCCGCCAAGGCGGTGGCGATGGCCAGGCTGGCGCTGCCGGTGATCACGCGCTTCCGCGATTTGCGCTTGGAACGCACGCTGCGCCACAACCTCTCGGTGGCGCTGGTGCTGCTCAAGCAGTTCGATGCCGCCCGCCAGGAGATCGCGCGCGTGGACGTGCTGCGCCAGAGCCAGACCGACGGCGCCCAGCGCGTCACCGAGCTGCGTGAGCTGGGTCAGGCCTACGCCGACGCCGGCCAGGCCAAGGAGGCCATCCGCCTCTACCACGAGGAGCGCCAGCTCAGCGCCGAGGTGGCGGCGCGCAACCGCGAGGCCTCGCTGCAGCAGCTGCGCCTGAAGTACGACAGCGAGGGCAAGCAGCGCGACCTGCAGCTGCTGGCGCGCGAGAACGCCATCAAGGAGCAGCAGCTCGTCAACCGCAACCGCGCCAGCCAGGTGGGCGTGGCGCTGGCGGTGCTGCTGGGCCTGTCGATGCTGCTGGTGGGCTGGATGCTGCTGCGCGTGCGCGATGCCAACCGCAAGCTCAAGGCCAAGCAGGCCCTGCTGCGCGCCCAGAGCGAGCGCGACCCGCTCACCGAGCTGGCGAACCGGCGCCACTTCCTGGGCGTGATGGCCCAGCAGGAGGCCGACCGCTTCGAGGGCGCCCTGCTGATGGTCGACATCGACCACTTCAAGCATGTCAACGACCAGCATGGCCATGCCGCGGGCGACATCGTGATCTGCGAGGTGGCGCGGCGCATCACCCAGGCGGTGCGCAACGAGGATCTGGTGGTGCGCTGGGGCGGCGAGGAATTCCTGGTGTTCGCGCCCGGCGTGCCGCAGAGCCAGCTGCCGCAGCTGGCCGAGCGCATCCTGTTCGGCGTGGGCAGCACGCCGGTGCAGGTCGAGAGCGGCCCGCTGCAGGTGAGCGTCTCGATCGGCTATGCGCATTTCCCGCTGCCGCCCTCCAAGCTCAAGCTGCACTGGGAGCAGGCGGTGAACTGGGCCGACATGGCGCTCTACACCGCCAAGGCCCAGGGCCGCAACCGCGCGGTCGGCATCGTCACCGTGCTGGCGCAGGACAGCGACGCGCTGCTGCAGATCGAGGCCGACTTCGACGCCGCCTGCTCGTCCGAGCGCGTCAGCCTGCAGCAGGTGGCGGGGCCGCCGCGCTGGCAGCACTCGAGCCAGTTCTTCGGCCAATAG
- a CDS encoding Bug family tripartite tricarboxylate transporter substrate binding protein, with translation MSTIKRRELLGLAALSISPWSLAQAPWPSRPLRIVVPFAPGGTTDLLARAIAPELQKALGQPVVVENKPGAGGNLGAAEVAKSTDGHTLLMGTVGTHAINQALYPKLPYDPVKDFSPVTLVAAVPNVLVLNPARAQHYGISSVADLVRVARANPGKLNMASSGNGTSIHLAGELFKSMTGSFMLHFPYRGSGPALMDLMAGNTDLMFDNLPSALPQIRAGKLKALAVTSAQRSEAVPELPTVEEAGGAALKGYEASSWFGLLAPASMPAEQVARLQREVSRSLANPAIKERMASQGAIASGNTSAEFAALIASETAKWAKVVKASGAKVD, from the coding sequence ATGAGCACCATCAAGCGCCGTGAACTGCTGGGCTTGGCCGCCCTGAGCATCAGCCCCTGGTCGCTGGCACAGGCGCCCTGGCCGAGCCGGCCACTGCGCATCGTCGTGCCCTTCGCCCCCGGCGGCACCACCGACCTGCTGGCACGTGCCATCGCTCCCGAGCTGCAGAAGGCCCTGGGCCAGCCCGTGGTGGTGGAGAACAAGCCCGGCGCGGGCGGCAACCTGGGCGCCGCCGAGGTCGCCAAGTCTACCGACGGCCATACCCTGCTGATGGGCACGGTGGGCACGCATGCGATCAACCAGGCGCTCTACCCCAAGCTGCCCTACGACCCGGTGAAGGATTTCTCGCCCGTCACCCTGGTGGCGGCGGTGCCCAATGTGCTTGTGCTGAATCCGGCCCGGGCCCAGCATTACGGCATCAGTTCGGTGGCCGATCTGGTGCGGGTGGCGCGCGCCAACCCCGGCAAGCTGAACATGGCGTCCAGCGGCAACGGCACCTCCATCCACCTGGCCGGCGAACTGTTCAAGAGCATGACCGGCAGCTTCATGCTGCACTTCCCCTACCGCGGCTCCGGCCCGGCGCTGATGGATCTGATGGCCGGCAACACCGACCTGATGTTCGACAACCTGCCCTCGGCGCTGCCGCAGATCAGGGCCGGCAAGCTCAAGGCCCTGGCCGTCACCAGCGCGCAGCGCAGCGAGGCGGTGCCCGAGCTGCCCACCGTCGAGGAGGCCGGCGGCGCGGCGCTGAAGGGCTACGAGGCCAGCTCCTGGTTCGGCCTGCTCGCGCCGGCCAGCATGCCCGCCGAACAGGTGGCGCGGCTGCAGCGCGAGGTCTCCAGGTCGCTCGCCAACCCGGCCATCAAGGAACGCATGGCCTCGCAGGGCGCGATCGCCAGCGGCAACACGAGCGCCGAGTTCGCCGCCCTGATCGCCAGCGAGACCGCCAAATGGGCCAAGGTGGTGAAGGCCTCGGGCGCCAAGGTCGATTGA
- a CDS encoding MBL fold metallo-hydrolase has product MADAHIRSFYDAATATVTHVVNCPVTRRAAIIDSVLDYDPKAGRVSHLSADLIAAWVREEGLTVDWLLETHCHADHLSAAPYLQQRLGGRIGIGAHITAVQQVFRKLFNDPAIPTDGQPFDHLFADGERFQLGELSFEVLHTPGHTPACVSYKVGDEVFIGDTLFMPDYGSARCDFPGGDAATLYRSVQRLLALPGHTRLHLCHDYPPASRPAMWVSTVDDQLAHNVHLHRGVGEDDFVAMRKSRDRSLQMPQLLLPAVQVNVRGGCLPEPEDNGRRYLKIPLNAL; this is encoded by the coding sequence ATGGCCGACGCACATATCCGCAGCTTCTACGACGCCGCCACCGCCACCGTCACCCATGTGGTGAACTGCCCGGTCACCAGGCGCGCCGCCATCATCGACAGCGTGCTGGACTACGACCCCAAGGCGGGCCGCGTCTCGCATCTGAGCGCCGACCTGATCGCCGCCTGGGTGCGCGAGGAGGGGCTGACGGTGGATTGGCTGCTGGAGACCCATTGCCATGCCGACCACCTCTCGGCCGCGCCCTATCTGCAGCAGCGCCTGGGCGGGCGCATCGGCATCGGCGCCCATATCACCGCGGTGCAGCAGGTCTTTCGCAAGCTCTTCAACGACCCCGCCATCCCCACCGATGGCCAGCCCTTCGACCATCTGTTCGCCGACGGCGAGCGCTTCCAGCTCGGCGAGCTGAGCTTCGAGGTGCTGCACACCCCCGGCCACACGCCGGCCTGCGTGAGCTACAAGGTGGGCGACGAGGTCTTCATCGGCGACACCCTCTTCATGCCCGACTACGGCAGCGCGCGCTGCGATTTCCCGGGCGGCGATGCGGCCACGCTGTACCGCTCGGTGCAGCGCCTGCTGGCCCTGCCGGGCCACACGCGCCTGCATCTGTGCCACGACTACCCGCCCGCCAGCCGGCCGGCGATGTGGGTCAGCACCGTGGATGACCAGCTGGCCCACAACGTGCACCTGCACCGCGGCGTCGGCGAGGACGATTTCGTGGCGATGCGCAAGTCGCGCGACCGCAGCCTGCAGATGCCGCAGCTGCTGCTGCCGGCGGTGCAGGTGAATGTGCGAGGTGGGTGCCTGCCCGAACCGGAAGACAATGGGAGACGCTATTTGAAGATCCCCCTGAATGCACTTTGA
- a CDS encoding SulP family inorganic anion transporter, whose translation MHFDLSGWRDYRQRLLQDDLLAALVVSVLLIPQSLAYAMLAGLPAQVGLYASLLPLLFYAALGSSPFLAVGPVAVLALMIAQTLGLAPAGVSPGEAALVLAAEIGLILALAAALRLDALAALLSVPVLHGFETGATLTIAASQLPVLLGSPAQGFDLPTILQSAAASGWTLKPVTAAFGLGALALLVLARQGLTPVLARLAPLLLLLCMMALAWRSDALGHGVSLVGQLPPLHLPFTLPRLQAELWWALLPGAAVIALVGYVSSLVVAESLARRHAQRVTPRRELMGLAAANLAAALSGGMPVAASFSRSVLMSDAGARTRVAGVLVAFFMAMAMLLLAPALAWLPKSVLAATIMVAVLSGLKLGPYAQAWRYARPECLLMLGVTLLVLCWGVTGALGLGVLGSIALLLQRTARPHVALIGRVPGTEHYRNVGRYQVECQPGVLGLRIDESLLFTNVRNLSDVVQGHLDHHPEARRVVLLMSPVNGIDFSGLEALRELHDTLARQGVRLDLSEVKGPVLDRLKASDWQRWFKGRLYLSHHHGMVDGLQQAPDWVSP comes from the coding sequence ATGCACTTTGACCTGTCCGGCTGGCGCGACTACCGACAACGCCTTCTGCAAGACGATCTGCTCGCCGCGTTGGTGGTGAGCGTGCTGCTGATTCCGCAAAGCCTGGCCTATGCCATGCTGGCCGGCCTGCCCGCCCAGGTGGGCCTGTATGCCAGCCTGCTGCCGCTGCTGTTCTATGCCGCGCTGGGTTCCAGCCCCTTTCTGGCGGTGGGCCCGGTGGCGGTGCTGGCGCTGATGATTGCGCAGACCCTGGGCCTGGCCCCCGCGGGCGTGAGCCCCGGGGAGGCGGCCCTGGTGCTGGCGGCCGAGATCGGCCTGATCCTGGCCCTGGCAGCGGCGCTGCGTCTGGACGCCCTGGCCGCGCTGCTGAGCGTGCCGGTGCTGCACGGCTTCGAGACCGGCGCCACCCTCACGATTGCCGCCAGCCAGCTGCCGGTGCTGTTGGGCAGCCCGGCCCAGGGCTTCGACCTGCCGACCATTCTGCAAAGCGCCGCCGCCAGCGGCTGGACGCTCAAACCCGTGACCGCCGCCTTCGGCCTGGGCGCGCTGGCCCTGCTGGTGCTGGCCCGGCAAGGCCTGACCCCGGTGCTGGCGCGGCTGGCGCCGCTGCTGCTGCTGTTATGCATGATGGCGCTCGCCTGGCGCAGCGATGCGCTCGGCCATGGCGTCAGCCTGGTGGGCCAGCTGCCGCCCCTGCACCTGCCGTTCACGCTGCCGCGGCTGCAGGCCGAGCTCTGGTGGGCGCTGCTGCCGGGCGCAGCGGTGATCGCGCTGGTGGGCTATGTCAGCAGCCTGGTGGTGGCGGAGTCGCTGGCGCGGCGCCATGCCCAGCGCGTCACGCCGCGGCGCGAGCTGATGGGCCTGGCGGCCGCCAATCTGGCCGCCGCCCTGAGCGGCGGCATGCCGGTGGCGGCGAGCTTCTCGCGCAGCGTGCTGATGAGCGATGCCGGCGCGCGCACCCGCGTGGCCGGCGTGCTGGTGGCCTTCTTCATGGCCATGGCCATGCTGCTGCTGGCGCCCGCGCTGGCCTGGCTGCCCAAGTCGGTGCTGGCGGCCACCATCATGGTGGCGGTGCTCTCGGGGCTCAAGCTGGGCCCCTATGCGCAGGCCTGGCGCTATGCCCGACCCGAGTGCCTGCTGATGCTGGGCGTCACCCTGCTGGTGCTGTGCTGGGGCGTGACCGGTGCGCTGGGCCTGGGCGTGCTGGGCTCCATCGCCCTGCTGCTGCAGCGCACCGCGCGCCCCCATGTGGCCTTGATCGGCCGCGTGCCGGGCACTGAGCATTACCGCAACGTGGGCCGCTACCAGGTCGAATGCCAGCCCGGCGTGCTGGGCCTGCGCATCGACGAAAGCCTGCTGTTCACCAATGTGCGCAACCTCAGCGACGTGGTGCAGGGCCATCTGGACCACCACCCCGAGGCCAGGCGGGTGGTGCTGCTGATGTCGCCGGTGAACGGCATCGATTTCAGCGGCCTGGAGGCGCTGCGCGAGCTGCACGACACGCTCGCGCGCCAGGGCGTTCGCCTGGATCTCAGCGAGGTCAAGGGCCCGGTGCTGGACCGCCTGAAGGCGAGCGACTGGCAGCGCTGGTTCAAGGGCCGGCTCTATCTCAGCCACCACCATGGCATGGTGGATGGCCTGCAGCAGGCGCCCGACTGGGTCAGCCCCTGA
- a CDS encoding LysE family translocator — MLGIHDLGLFIVSGLLLNIAPGPDSVLIMARSATQGWRAGSAAALGIGAGTIVHILAAALGLSALLATSATAFGLIKLLGAAYLLYVGAGMLLARGKPAAAAEAPPPPALPYRKIFAQGFWTNLLNPKVALFFLAFVPQFIAPDAEHKALAFIVLGAIFDFNGMLWCHFLAWSTAMASRRVRLPGRWTAWLNRAIGAMFVGFGLKLALAER; from the coding sequence ATGCTGGGCATCCACGATCTGGGCTTGTTCATCGTCTCCGGCCTGCTGCTGAACATCGCGCCGGGCCCGGACTCCGTCCTCATCATGGCGCGCAGCGCCACCCAGGGCTGGCGCGCCGGCTCGGCGGCGGCGCTGGGCATCGGCGCGGGCACCATCGTGCACATCCTGGCGGCGGCGCTGGGGCTCTCGGCCCTGCTCGCCACCTCGGCCACCGCTTTCGGCCTCATCAAGCTGCTGGGCGCGGCCTACCTGCTCTATGTGGGGGCCGGCATGCTGCTGGCGCGCGGCAAGCCGGCGGCGGCCGCCGAGGCGCCGCCGCCGCCGGCCCTGCCTTATCGCAAGATCTTTGCCCAGGGCTTCTGGACCAATCTGCTGAACCCCAAGGTGGCGCTGTTCTTCCTCGCCTTCGTGCCGCAGTTCATCGCCCCGGACGCCGAGCACAAGGCGCTGGCCTTCATCGTGCTGGGTGCGATCTTCGATTTCAACGGCATGCTGTGGTGCCACTTCCTGGCCTGGAGCACCGCCATGGCGAGCCGGCGCGTGCGCCTGCCCGGCCGCTGGACGGCCTGGCTGAACCGCGCCATCGGCGCGATGTTCGTCGGCTTCGGCCTGAAGCTGGCGCTGGCCGAGCGCTGA